In Chelonia mydas isolate rCheMyd1 chromosome 10, rCheMyd1.pri.v2, whole genome shotgun sequence, a single window of DNA contains:
- the MIEF2 gene encoding mitochondrial dynamics protein MID49 isoform X1: MAELVHKRGKRRDDNGLGGAVDFLLANARLVLGVGGAAVLAIATLVVKRLIDRATSSPDEDDAKAEQKSIEESWQDLSLIKAAPKPPKKQSRADLSKSLLSPSATLPAQAAEPHGHPTSPETPQEESGTLCLTFQEKLLSYYRNHVTIPETDVALGKQLAKDICIELQSFLQNKCPELPFGSMFLSGSLCDDLQVVAADHVCFMLPLVFETTLWSLIPGEDTIVQDPQFWMIRRTDLEYFPRGSSPWDRFIVGGYLSSNVLNEVLHKMLVASVNWPAIGSMLECLIRPVVASEELKLEVTHYKTQLNITLCPVTEAGDKVLLAMPPKGLVGNLWRQSFYRSEVSKLKDLDAADSGARRCCLKILKGVCKNHPFLSKLTGSHLTHVLLHLSEAESDWAEEALAARFQHVLESLVGYLETGFLPCYFNSQINLFCELLEEEIDEMGYALYSAVSQPDLLLQERVDK, translated from the exons ATGGCTGAGCTGGTTCATAAaagggggaagaggcgggacgACAACGGGCTGGGAGGTGCTGTTGACTTCCTGTTGGCCAACGCcaggctggtgcttggggtggggggtgctgctgTGCTGGCCATCGCAACTCTGGTGGTGAAACGG CTGATAGACCGAGCCACCAGCTCGCCCGACGAGGACGATGCTAAGGCAGAGCAGAAGTCCATCGAGGAGAGCTGGCAAGATCTGAGCTTGATTAAGGCAGCGCCAAAGCCTCCAAAGAAGCAAAGCCGGGCAGATCTCAGCAAGTCTCTGCTGTCCCCATCTGCGACCCTTCCTGCCCAAG cCGCTGAGCCTCATGGCCATCCCACCTCCCCGGAGACTCCCCAAGAAGAATCCGGGACTCTTTGTCTCACGTTCCAGGAGAAACTCCTCTCTTACTACAGAAACCATGTCACTATCCCAGAGACGGACGTGGCCCTCGGTAAGCAGCTGGCAAAGGACATCTGCATTGaactgcagagcttcctgcaaaACAAGTGCCCAGAACTGCCCTTCGGCAGCATGTTCCTCAGTGGTTCCCTCTGCGACGACCTCCAGGTTGTTGCTGCTGACCATGTCTGCTTCATGCTGCCCTTGGTATTTGAAACCACGCTCTGGAGCCTCATCCCAGGTGAGGACACCATTGTACAAGACCCCCAGTTCTGGATGATCAGGCGGACTGACCTGGAGTACTTCCCTCGCGGGAGCAGCCCTTGGGACAGGTTCATAGTAGGCGGGTACCTCTCCTCCAACGTGCTCAATGAGGTGCTTCATAAAATGCTGGTGGCCTCCGTCAACTGGCCTGCCATAGGCAGCATGTTGGAGTGCCTCATCAGACCCGTGGTGGCTTCTGAGGAGCTGAAGTTGGAGGTTACGCATTACAAGACCCAGCTGAACATAACCCTCTGCCCAGTGACAGAAGCTGGGGATAAGGTTCTTCTTGCCATGCCTCCAAAAGGACTTGTGGGAAACCTCTGGCGACAAAGCTTTTATAGGTCTGAGGTCTCCAAGCTTAAAGATCTGGACGCTGCAGACTCTGGAGCCAGGCGGTGCTGCCTCAAAATCCTAAAAGGCGTCTGTAAAAACCATCCCTTCTTGAGCAAACTGACTGGCAGCCACCTGACTCATGTTCTCCTCCACCTGAGTGAAGCTGAATCAGACTGGGCAGAGGAAGCCCTGGCTGCGAGGTTCCAGCACGTGCTCGAATCGTTGGTTGGCTACCTGGAGACAGGCTTCCTCCCCTGCTATTTCAACAGTCAGATTAACTTGTTCTGCGAGCTGCTGGAAGAGGAGATAGATGAGATGGGGTATGCACTCTACAGTGCTGTATCTCAGCCAGACCTCTTGTTGCAGGAACGTGTCGATAAATGA
- the MIEF2 gene encoding mitochondrial dynamics protein MID49 isoform X2: MLNMAELVHKRGKRRDDNGLGGAVDFLLANARLVLGVGGAAVLAIATLVVKRLIDRATSSPDEDDAKAEQKSIEESWQDLSLIKAAPKPPKKQSRADLSKSLLSPSATLPAQAAEPHGHPTSPETPQEESGTLCLTFQEKLLSYYRNHVTIPETDVALGKQLAKDICIELQSFLQNKCPELPFGSMFLSGSLCDDLQVVAADHVCFMLPLVFETTLWSLIPGEDTIVQDPQFWMIRRTDLEYFPRGSSPWDRFIVGGYLSSNVLNEVLHKMLVASVNWPAIGSMLECLIRPVVASEELKLEVTHYKTQLNITLCPVTEAGDKVLLAMPPKGLVGNLWRQSFYRSEVSKLKDLDAADSGARRCCLKILKGVCKNHPFLSKLTGSHLTHVLLHLSEAESDWAEEALAARFQHVLESLVGYLETGFLPCYFNSQINLFCELLEEEIDEMGYALYSAVSQPDLLLQERVDK, from the exons AT GTTGAACATGGCTGAGCTGGTTCATAAaagggggaagaggcgggacgACAACGGGCTGGGAGGTGCTGTTGACTTCCTGTTGGCCAACGCcaggctggtgcttggggtggggggtgctgctgTGCTGGCCATCGCAACTCTGGTGGTGAAACGG CTGATAGACCGAGCCACCAGCTCGCCCGACGAGGACGATGCTAAGGCAGAGCAGAAGTCCATCGAGGAGAGCTGGCAAGATCTGAGCTTGATTAAGGCAGCGCCAAAGCCTCCAAAGAAGCAAAGCCGGGCAGATCTCAGCAAGTCTCTGCTGTCCCCATCTGCGACCCTTCCTGCCCAAG cCGCTGAGCCTCATGGCCATCCCACCTCCCCGGAGACTCCCCAAGAAGAATCCGGGACTCTTTGTCTCACGTTCCAGGAGAAACTCCTCTCTTACTACAGAAACCATGTCACTATCCCAGAGACGGACGTGGCCCTCGGTAAGCAGCTGGCAAAGGACATCTGCATTGaactgcagagcttcctgcaaaACAAGTGCCCAGAACTGCCCTTCGGCAGCATGTTCCTCAGTGGTTCCCTCTGCGACGACCTCCAGGTTGTTGCTGCTGACCATGTCTGCTTCATGCTGCCCTTGGTATTTGAAACCACGCTCTGGAGCCTCATCCCAGGTGAGGACACCATTGTACAAGACCCCCAGTTCTGGATGATCAGGCGGACTGACCTGGAGTACTTCCCTCGCGGGAGCAGCCCTTGGGACAGGTTCATAGTAGGCGGGTACCTCTCCTCCAACGTGCTCAATGAGGTGCTTCATAAAATGCTGGTGGCCTCCGTCAACTGGCCTGCCATAGGCAGCATGTTGGAGTGCCTCATCAGACCCGTGGTGGCTTCTGAGGAGCTGAAGTTGGAGGTTACGCATTACAAGACCCAGCTGAACATAACCCTCTGCCCAGTGACAGAAGCTGGGGATAAGGTTCTTCTTGCCATGCCTCCAAAAGGACTTGTGGGAAACCTCTGGCGACAAAGCTTTTATAGGTCTGAGGTCTCCAAGCTTAAAGATCTGGACGCTGCAGACTCTGGAGCCAGGCGGTGCTGCCTCAAAATCCTAAAAGGCGTCTGTAAAAACCATCCCTTCTTGAGCAAACTGACTGGCAGCCACCTGACTCATGTTCTCCTCCACCTGAGTGAAGCTGAATCAGACTGGGCAGAGGAAGCCCTGGCTGCGAGGTTCCAGCACGTGCTCGAATCGTTGGTTGGCTACCTGGAGACAGGCTTCCTCCCCTGCTATTTCAACAGTCAGATTAACTTGTTCTGCGAGCTGCTGGAAGAGGAGATAGATGAGATGGGGTATGCACTCTACAGTGCTGTATCTCAGCCAGACCTCTTGTTGCAGGAACGTGTCGATAAATGA